In a single window of the Flavivirga spongiicola genome:
- a CDS encoding M23 family metallopeptidase — protein MSKVKYYYDSESLSYRKIERRKRTTFKYASFFILGCTFFSFIIVFIASQYIESPKEKALKRELQNTQLQFELLNKKMSEAETVLANIEDRDNNIYRVYFEANPIPEAQRRAGFGGINRYRDLEGFDNSKLIIESNKRLDILQKQIVVQSKSLDEIAILAEEKEKILAAIPAIQPVSNEDLTRMASGYGMRSDPFTKARKMHWGMDFTAPRGTPIYASGDGVVVRADSGSSGYGKHIRIDHGFGYISLYAHMYKYNVKKNQKVKRGDLIGFVGSTGRSEAPHLHYEIFKDGARINPINFYYGSLTAEEFNKLLEHASLENQSLD, from the coding sequence ATGAGTAAGGTAAAATATTATTACGATTCTGAATCGCTTTCTTACCGAAAAATAGAGCGAAGAAAAAGGACCACTTTTAAGTATGCTTCCTTTTTTATTTTAGGTTGTACTTTTTTCTCTTTTATCATTGTTTTTATCGCAAGTCAATATATTGAGTCGCCAAAAGAAAAAGCCTTAAAAAGAGAGTTACAGAATACACAATTACAATTCGAATTGCTTAATAAAAAAATGTCTGAAGCCGAAACTGTTTTAGCAAACATAGAAGATAGAGATAATAATATTTATCGTGTTTATTTTGAAGCCAATCCGATACCTGAAGCGCAACGTAGGGCTGGATTTGGTGGTATTAATAGATACAGAGATTTAGAAGGATTCGATAATTCTAAATTAATAATAGAAAGTAATAAACGTCTAGACATATTACAAAAGCAAATTGTGGTACAGTCTAAATCTCTTGATGAAATAGCCATATTAGCAGAGGAAAAAGAAAAGATTTTGGCTGCCATTCCTGCCATACAACCTGTAAGTAATGAAGATTTAACTAGAATGGCTTCAGGTTATGGTATGCGATCTGATCCTTTTACCAAAGCTCGAAAAATGCACTGGGGTATGGATTTTACCGCACCAAGAGGCACACCTATTTATGCTAGTGGTGATGGGGTCGTTGTTCGTGCCGATTCTGGGTCTAGCGGTTATGGTAAACATATACGAATTGATCACGGTTTTGGATACATCAGTTTATATGCACATATGTATAAATATAATGTGAAAAAAAATCAAAAGGTTAAACGTGGTGATTTAATTGGTTTCGTGGGTAGTACAGGTCGTTCTGAAGCGCCTCACTTACACTATGAAATTTTTAAAGATGGTGCACGTATTAACCCTATAAATTTCTACTATGGCAGTTTAACTGCTGAAGAGTTTAACAAACTATTGGAGCATGCTTCTTTAGAAAATCAATCTCTGGATTAA
- a CDS encoding TPM domain-containing protein, translated as MQPSIFIFQSFSKTKSLIIALIITLSSFVNSYAQFDIPKKPKFQTSVYDYVNLLSSSQKNNLEQKLVKYSDTTSTQIVIAIISTTKGENIGLLAPRWGHKWGIGQAKEDNGVFVLLARDDRKIWISPGYGVEHKLTAGITGEIVRNIIIPEFKHGDYYSGLNKGADTIFQVLNGEYKGSRKKSSDNGFPIGLVFILIFIFIIILISISKNRRGGGGGGNRSNGIDILEAIILSNMGRGSYNRGSSSGWGGSSSGGGSFGGGGFGGGFGGGGFSGGGAGGSW; from the coding sequence ATGCAGCCTTCAATCTTCATTTTTCAATCATTTTCCAAAACAAAAAGTCTTATCATTGCTTTAATAATAACGCTTTCCTCTTTTGTTAATTCTTATGCGCAATTTGACATTCCTAAAAAACCCAAATTTCAAACAAGTGTTTATGATTATGTTAATTTGCTTTCCTCTTCTCAAAAAAACAATTTAGAACAAAAACTTGTTAAATACTCAGACACTACTTCTACTCAAATAGTTATTGCTATAATAAGTACAACGAAAGGTGAAAATATTGGCTTATTAGCGCCACGATGGGGACACAAATGGGGTATTGGGCAAGCTAAAGAAGATAATGGTGTGTTTGTTTTATTAGCCAGAGACGATCGAAAAATCTGGATTTCTCCTGGTTATGGCGTTGAACACAAGTTAACAGCAGGTATTACAGGTGAGATCGTTAGAAATATTATAATTCCAGAATTTAAACATGGTGACTATTATAGCGGATTAAACAAAGGGGCTGATACTATTTTTCAAGTTTTAAATGGTGAATATAAAGGTTCTCGCAAAAAATCATCAGATAATGGTTTCCCAATTGGGTTAGTATTTATTCTCATTTTTATTTTTATCATCATCCTCATTTCTATTTCTAAAAATAGACGTGGCGGCGGTGGCGGTGGCAATAGATCTAATGGTATTGATATTTTAGAAGCTATCATACTTAGTAATATGGGGCGTGGTAGTTACAATCGAGGTTCATCTAGTGGTTGGGGCGGAAGTTCATCAGGAGGTGGAAGCTTTGGCGGGGGCGGTTTTGGAGGTGGCTTCGGTGGCGGGGGCTTTTCTGGCGGTGGCGCTGGAGGAAGCTGGTAG
- a CDS encoding TPM domain-containing protein, with protein sequence MSKIEDFLSKEEEQEIVEAIRIAEQNTSGEIRVHIEKTSNGDVFNRAMEVFHYLKMDNTKEQNGVLIYVAVEDKTFVIYGDKGINDVVSNNFWDSTKDLMQSHFKNGNFKKGISEGVLKAGKQLETYFPWQHGDVDELSNEISKG encoded by the coding sequence ATGTCAAAAATAGAAGATTTCCTTTCTAAAGAAGAAGAACAGGAAATCGTTGAGGCTATTAGAATAGCTGAACAAAATACTTCTGGAGAAATTAGAGTTCATATTGAAAAAACATCAAATGGAGATGTTTTTAATCGTGCTATGGAAGTTTTTCATTATCTTAAAATGGACAATACTAAAGAACAAAACGGTGTTTTAATTTATGTTGCTGTTGAGGATAAAACCTTTGTTATATATGGAGATAAAGGCATTAATGATGTGGTGTCTAATAACTTCTGGGATAGCACAAAAGATCTTATGCAATCACATTTTAAAAATGGCAACTTTAAAAAAGGGATCTCCGAAGGTGTTTTAAAAGCTGGTAAACAGTTAGAAACTTATTTCCCCTGGCAGCATGGTGATGTTGATGAATTATCTAATGAAATTTCTAAAGGATAA
- a CDS encoding GxxExxY protein yields MDKKEQLFENYLATKIVDCCYHIHVNLGPGLLESVYEEVLFSELTEKGFKVERQKQLPVVWKNKTLDLGFRTDLIVEDKVIIEIKSVQEIHPVHPKQLLTYLKLSGLKLGLLINFNSPLIKTGITRIVNGL; encoded by the coding sequence ATGGATAAAAAAGAACAACTTTTTGAGAATTATTTAGCTACAAAAATAGTTGATTGTTGTTATCATATTCATGTTAATTTAGGCCCAGGATTATTAGAGTCTGTTTATGAAGAGGTTTTATTTTCTGAATTAACTGAAAAAGGATTTAAAGTAGAGCGTCAAAAGCAATTGCCAGTTGTTTGGAAAAATAAAACATTAGATTTGGGATTTAGGACTGATTTAATTGTAGAGGACAAGGTTATAATTGAAATCAAATCAGTACAAGAGATTCACCCTGTCCATCCTAAACAATTATTGACATATCTAAAACTATCAGGATTAAAACTTGGGCTATTAATTAATTTCAATAGTCCTTTAATAAAAACAGGAATAACCAGAATAGTTAATGGTTTATAA
- a CDS encoding GSCFA domain-containing protein: MKLQTKIPLEKQSKNPIDYKSNLLLIGSCFVENIGNKLDYFKFQNTQNPFGILFHPKAIENLITHAINEKVYSEEAVFFHNEQWHCYSTHSKLSNASKERLLDDLNRNIKSTNQQIQESTHVVITLGTAWVYRSVNTKEIVANCHKIPQKQFTKELLSVDEISKSIASIVSSIRSVNSKASIIFTVSPIRHIKDGFIENTWSKAHLISAIHQFINQKSSIVNRQSFYFPSYEIMMDELRDYRFYKDDMVHPSETAIIYIWEKFLKVWISNEALNVMEEIDTIQKGLQHKPFNPESEAHQRFLQNLEAKINKLQSQIPRLLF, translated from the coding sequence ATGAAACTACAAACAAAAATACCATTAGAAAAACAGTCTAAAAATCCAATAGACTACAAATCTAATCTGCTATTAATTGGTTCATGCTTTGTAGAAAACATTGGTAATAAATTAGACTATTTCAAATTTCAAAATACTCAAAACCCATTTGGTATTTTATTTCACCCCAAAGCCATTGAAAATTTAATAACCCATGCTATAAATGAAAAGGTCTATTCAGAAGAAGCAGTTTTTTTTCATAATGAGCAATGGCATTGCTATAGCACGCATTCAAAGTTGAGTAATGCCTCTAAAGAAAGGTTGTTAGATGATTTAAATAGAAACATCAAGTCAACGAATCAACAAATACAGGAATCAACACATGTCGTTATTACTTTAGGGACAGCTTGGGTATATCGCTCTGTAAATACCAAGGAAATTGTTGCGAATTGCCATAAAATTCCACAAAAACAATTTACAAAGGAATTGCTTTCGGTTGATGAAATTTCTAAATCAATAGCATCAATAGTAAGCTCAATTAGAAGTGTGAATTCTAAAGCGTCAATCATTTTCACCGTATCGCCTATACGTCATATAAAAGATGGTTTTATTGAGAATACATGGAGTAAAGCACATTTAATTTCGGCCATTCATCAGTTCATAAATCAAAAATCGTCAATCGTCAATCGTCAATCGTTCTATTTTCCTTCCTATGAAATTATGATGGACGAGCTTCGCGATTATCGTTTTTATAAAGATGATATGGTTCATCCTAGCGAAACAGCTATCATTTACATTTGGGAGAAGTTTTTAAAAGTTTGGATTTCTAATGAAGCATTAAATGTTATGGAAGAGATTGATACGATTCAAAAAGGACTTCAGCATAAACCGTTTAACCCAGAGTCTGAAGCTCATCAACGATTTCTTCAAAATTTGGAGGCTAAGATAAATAAGCTCCAATCTCAAATACCTAGGCTATTGTTCTAA
- a CDS encoding outer membrane beta-barrel protein has product MKKNFFFIAVLLCVGLTFSQSKTFEISGTLISETEKLPLEAATIHVERIKDSTLVGYTISDKNGKFVLEDETKEVSLNLFVSYVGYETIKKTVSLSERKIDLGNVILKTDTSALDEIIITSVAPVTIKKDTLEFNANSFKTKKNANVEDLLKKLPGLEVDMDGKIKVNGKDVDKVLVNGKPFFGNDPTITTRNLTKEMIRKVQITDTRTKAEAFAGEEGEKISKTINFTIKEENNKGLFGKIAAGIGTNDRYEFSGMLNSFKKEKQLSVLVGGNNINSPGFSFGELGNFNRRQRGGSNGITTSKNTGANFSNSLSEMIDISGDYFYSESNTESKTITERENILPDSRYFSNSLSSSLRDNKNHKANLDFEIKIDSTFYINVASSFNYSKNERNSLRDETSLNMQNDTINKSNSYSLNKGNNKSFNSDFDITKRFGNNGSFLRLNMSNTIGSNKSDSNLDSRTDFFEYNPTTMENVLQNSIVRNQIVDGNVETDNLRLGLKYRLPIIGKELYIDASYAYNKNTQKNIRNTFDFDEVTQDYNDFINEDLSSDFKYVNTNSTTGVELTYKKEKFTSSLSSSHILRTLDNTDKLREQLSGKQDFKALELGAYINYRFSKTESLRFRYNLRNNSPELSQLQTFEDVSNPLNIIKGNPELDPANNHRFNLRYRKFNFQERTGVFATVNANFTDNQIASKTSIDEDLIRRTTYTNVNGNYNLNAYASLNKSIKIDTSKTIRYRLGFRSGFNKVINFNNDVKYASQNLSFSPNAEVTFSWDEVLELSPNYRLSYNETAFDIDAFQDQKFLTHGLGIRTTTTASKKIDWRNDISFNYNPNVAPGFQKSSWFWNSTVSYSMLKEKGTLTLKVYDLLNQNTNARRIASADYIQDSQSNILKRYFMLNFSWKLNKMGGMKMNRGRYNRGGYNG; this is encoded by the coding sequence ATGAAAAAAAATTTCTTCTTTATTGCTGTATTGCTCTGTGTTGGATTAACCTTTTCTCAGTCTAAAACATTTGAAATTTCTGGAACTTTAATCTCTGAGACAGAAAAATTACCTTTAGAAGCCGCCACTATTCATGTTGAAAGAATTAAAGATAGTACTTTGGTTGGCTATACAATTTCTGATAAAAATGGGAAGTTCGTATTAGAAGATGAAACTAAAGAAGTGTCTTTAAATTTATTTGTGTCGTATGTTGGGTATGAGACTATTAAAAAAACAGTGAGTTTAAGTGAAAGGAAAATAGATTTAGGAAATGTCATTCTTAAAACAGATACAAGTGCTTTAGATGAAATTATAATAACTAGCGTAGCACCTGTAACTATAAAGAAGGATACACTAGAGTTTAATGCCAACTCTTTTAAAACTAAAAAGAATGCTAATGTCGAGGACTTATTAAAAAAACTTCCAGGGTTAGAGGTTGATATGGATGGGAAAATTAAAGTTAATGGAAAAGATGTAGATAAAGTATTAGTTAACGGGAAACCTTTTTTTGGCAACGACCCAACTATTACAACTAGGAATTTAACTAAAGAAATGATTAGAAAAGTTCAAATTACAGATACAAGAACTAAAGCGGAAGCATTCGCGGGAGAAGAAGGGGAGAAAATAAGTAAAACAATAAATTTTACTATAAAAGAAGAAAATAATAAAGGTCTTTTTGGGAAAATAGCTGCTGGAATTGGTACAAACGACAGATACGAGTTTTCTGGAATGTTAAATTCTTTTAAGAAAGAAAAACAACTTAGTGTCTTAGTTGGAGGTAATAATATTAACTCACCAGGGTTTAGTTTTGGGGAGCTTGGAAATTTTAATAGACGACAAAGAGGAGGCAGTAACGGAATTACAACTTCAAAAAATACAGGAGCTAATTTTAGTAATTCATTGAGTGAAATGATTGATATTTCTGGAGATTATTTTTATTCTGAAAGTAATACAGAGAGTAAAACTATAACAGAGAGAGAAAATATTTTACCAGATTCCAGATATTTTTCTAATTCTTTATCGTCTTCGTTAAGAGATAATAAAAATCATAAGGCTAACCTTGACTTCGAAATAAAGATTGATTCTACATTTTATATTAATGTGGCATCATCATTTAACTATTCTAAAAATGAAAGGAACTCATTAAGAGATGAAACTTCTTTAAATATGCAAAATGATACAATAAATAAATCTAATTCATATTCATTAAATAAAGGTAACAACAAGTCATTTAATAGTGATTTTGATATTACAAAGCGTTTTGGAAATAATGGTTCTTTTTTAAGACTTAATATGTCTAATACTATAGGATCAAATAAATCTGATAGCAATCTAGATTCAAGAACAGACTTTTTTGAATACAATCCTACTACTATGGAAAATGTTCTTCAAAATAGTATAGTTAGAAATCAAATAGTTGATGGAAATGTGGAAACGGATAACCTAAGGTTAGGTTTAAAGTACAGATTACCAATAATAGGGAAAGAATTATACATAGATGCTTCTTATGCTTATAATAAGAATACTCAGAAAAACATAAGAAATACTTTTGATTTTGATGAGGTTACACAAGATTATAATGATTTTATTAATGAAGATTTAAGTTCAGACTTTAAATATGTAAATACCAATAGTACAACTGGGGTTGAGCTTACCTATAAAAAAGAAAAATTTACTTCAAGTTTAAGTTCAAGCCACATATTAAGAACATTAGATAATACAGATAAATTAAGAGAACAGTTAAGTGGCAAACAAGATTTTAAAGCATTAGAATTAGGTGCATATATTAATTATCGTTTTAGTAAAACAGAGTCATTGAGATTTCGTTATAATCTAAGGAACAATTCACCAGAGCTTTCACAATTGCAAACTTTTGAAGATGTTAGTAACCCTTTAAATATTATAAAAGGTAACCCAGAGTTAGACCCAGCTAATAATCACAGATTTAATTTAAGGTATAGAAAGTTTAATTTTCAGGAACGTACAGGTGTTTTTGCCACTGTAAATGCAAACTTTACAGATAATCAAATAGCTAGTAAAACTAGTATTGATGAAGATTTAATAAGAAGAACGACTTATACTAATGTAAATGGAAATTATAATTTAAATGCATATGCTTCATTAAATAAATCTATAAAAATAGATACATCAAAAACGATTAGATATCGTTTAGGTTTTAGAAGCGGTTTCAATAAAGTAATTAATTTTAACAACGACGTAAAGTATGCATCTCAAAATCTATCATTTAGTCCAAATGCAGAAGTCACTTTTAGTTGGGATGAAGTATTAGAATTATCACCTAACTATAGATTGTCCTATAACGAAACCGCTTTTGATATTGATGCTTTTCAAGACCAGAAATTTTTAACTCATGGATTAGGTATAAGAACAACAACAACAGCCTCTAAAAAAATAGATTGGCGAAATGATATTAGTTTTAATTATAATCCAAACGTAGCTCCGGGGTTTCAAAAAAGCTCTTGGTTTTGGAATTCTACTGTTTCTTATTCTATGCTTAAAGAAAAAGGCACTTTAACTCTAAAGGTTTACGATTTACTTAATCAAAATACAAATGCAAGACGTATTGCGAGCGCTGATTATATTCAAGATTCCCAAAGTAATATTTTAAAACGTTATTTTATGTTAAATTTTAGCTGGAAACTAAATAAAATGGGTGGAATGAAAATGAATAGAGGAAGATATAATAGAGGCGGCTATAACGGATAA
- the alaS gene encoding alanine--tRNA ligase, producing MKSQDIRSKFLSFFEEKKHSIVPSAPMVLKDDPTLMFVNSGMAPFKEYFLGNAQPKNSRISDSQKCLRVSGKHNDLEEVGYDTYHHTLFEMLGNWSFGDYFKKEAIAWAWELLTEVYGIDKDILYVTVFEGSDDADNLSMDTEAYDFWKQYIAEDRILKGDKKDNFWEMGEQGPCGPCSEIHVDIRSAEEKAKVSGKDLVNQDHPQVVEIWNLVFMQYNRKANGSLENLPDKHIDTGMGFERLCMVLQGVQSNYDTDVFTPLIREIETITKKKYGKIEEIDIAIRVIADHVRAVAFSIADGQLPSNTGAGYVIRRILRRAVRYGFTFLGKKEAFIYRLVDILSKKMGTAFPELKAQKQLIENVIKEEEQSFLRTLDQGLVLLNRIVEETKGDTVSGEKAFELYDTYGFPIDLTALILSEKELKLDEKGFNAELQKQKDRSRAASEMSTDDWTILFDDAEEEFIGYDTLEAHVKLTRYRKIISKKEGEMYQLVFNITPFYPEGGGQVGDKGYLEDTHGDVIYILDTKKENNVIIHFAKNLPKHIEEPFKAVVDSKQRYRTECNHTATHLLHQALREVLGTHVEQKGSAVHSKYLRFDFSHFSKLTIEELRDVENFVNARIAGKLPLMEKRNIPKEEAIADGAMSLFGEKYGDTVRAIRFGQSIELCGGTHVKNTADIWHFKIVSEGAVAAGIRRIEAITNDAVKDFYFENNRAYFEMRDLLNNAKEPVKALQNLQEENTNLKKQIETLLKDKAKNIKGELKNELQDVNGIQFLAKKIDLDAGGIKDVAFELGSQFDNLFLLFGAEQNGKALLSCYISKELVVSKELNAGLVVRELGKYIQGGGGGQPFFATAGGKNPAGIDEALAKAREYLS from the coding sequence ATGAAGTCACAAGACATACGTTCGAAGTTTTTAAGTTTTTTTGAAGAAAAAAAACATAGTATTGTCCCATCTGCACCTATGGTTTTAAAGGATGACCCTACATTAATGTTTGTAAATTCTGGAATGGCCCCTTTTAAAGAATATTTTTTAGGAAATGCACAACCAAAAAATAGCCGCATTTCCGATTCTCAAAAATGTTTACGTGTTTCGGGGAAACATAACGATTTAGAGGAAGTTGGTTATGATACATACCATCATACGCTTTTTGAGATGCTTGGTAATTGGAGTTTTGGAGATTACTTTAAAAAAGAAGCTATTGCCTGGGCCTGGGAGTTATTAACGGAAGTTTACGGTATTGATAAAGATATATTATATGTCACTGTTTTTGAAGGAAGTGATGATGCAGATAATCTTTCAATGGATACAGAAGCTTACGATTTTTGGAAACAATACATTGCTGAAGACCGTATTTTAAAAGGCGATAAAAAAGATAATTTTTGGGAAATGGGAGAGCAGGGGCCTTGTGGTCCTTGTAGTGAAATACATGTTGATATTCGTTCTGCTGAAGAAAAAGCAAAAGTTTCAGGAAAAGATTTAGTAAATCAAGACCATCCACAGGTTGTAGAAATTTGGAATTTGGTTTTCATGCAATATAATCGGAAAGCAAACGGTAGCTTAGAGAACCTTCCTGATAAACATATTGATACAGGCATGGGATTTGAACGTTTGTGTATGGTATTGCAAGGCGTTCAATCTAATTATGATACAGATGTTTTTACGCCTTTAATTCGGGAAATAGAAACGATTACTAAAAAGAAATATGGTAAGATTGAAGAGATCGATATTGCCATTCGTGTCATAGCCGATCATGTTAGAGCCGTAGCATTCTCTATAGCTGATGGGCAGCTACCTAGTAATACTGGGGCAGGCTATGTTATTCGTAGAATTTTACGCCGTGCTGTACGTTACGGTTTTACATTTCTAGGAAAAAAAGAAGCATTCATTTATAGGTTAGTTGATATCTTGAGTAAGAAAATGGGAACCGCTTTCCCTGAATTGAAAGCTCAAAAACAACTTATTGAAAATGTTATTAAAGAAGAGGAACAATCGTTTTTAAGAACATTAGATCAAGGTTTAGTGTTGCTAAACAGAATTGTTGAAGAAACAAAAGGAGATACAGTATCAGGAGAAAAAGCTTTCGAATTATACGATACTTATGGTTTTCCAATAGATTTAACGGCTCTTATTTTAAGTGAAAAAGAATTAAAACTTGATGAGAAAGGTTTTAATGCTGAGCTTCAAAAACAGAAGGACCGTTCGCGTGCGGCCAGTGAGATGTCAACGGATGATTGGACTATTTTATTTGATGATGCAGAGGAAGAATTTATAGGCTATGATACACTTGAGGCCCATGTTAAATTAACCCGATATAGAAAAATTATTTCTAAAAAGGAAGGGGAAATGTATCAATTGGTATTTAACATAACTCCATTTTATCCAGAAGGAGGCGGACAAGTGGGAGATAAAGGATATTTAGAAGATACACATGGCGATGTTATTTATATTCTAGACACGAAGAAAGAAAACAATGTAATTATTCATTTTGCTAAAAATTTACCGAAACATATTGAAGAACCGTTTAAAGCAGTTGTGGATTCAAAACAACGCTATAGAACGGAGTGTAACCATACCGCTACTCATTTATTGCACCAAGCTTTAAGAGAAGTTTTAGGTACACATGTAGAGCAAAAAGGAAGCGCCGTGCACTCGAAATATTTACGATTCGATTTTTCTCATTTTTCGAAACTAACTATTGAGGAACTACGAGATGTTGAAAATTTTGTAAACGCCAGGATTGCAGGAAAATTACCTTTAATGGAAAAACGAAATATTCCTAAAGAAGAGGCTATAGCCGACGGTGCTATGAGTTTATTTGGCGAGAAGTATGGCGATACGGTTCGTGCTATTCGTTTTGGACAATCTATTGAGCTTTGTGGAGGAACACACGTTAAAAATACTGCTGATATTTGGCATTTTAAAATAGTATCTGAAGGTGCAGTAGCAGCAGGGATTCGTCGAATTGAAGCCATTACTAATGATGCTGTCAAAGATTTTTATTTTGAAAATAATCGTGCTTATTTTGAAATGAGAGATTTGCTTAACAATGCAAAAGAACCTGTAAAAGCACTTCAGAATCTGCAAGAGGAAAATACTAACCTTAAAAAACAGATAGAAACTTTATTAAAAGACAAAGCCAAAAATATAAAAGGAGAGCTTAAAAACGAATTGCAAGATGTTAATGGGATTCAGTTTTTAGCAAAAAAAATAGATTTAGATGCAGGCGGAATAAAAGACGTTGCTTTTGAGTTGGGTAGTCAGTTTGATAATTTATTTCTGTTATTCGGAGCTGAGCAAAACGGAAAAGCGTTGTTGTCTTGTTATATCTCAAAAGAACTAGTAGTAAGTAAAGAACTAAATGCGGGGCTAGTAGTTAGAGAACTTGGAAAGTATATCCAAGGCGGCGGAGGCGGCCAACCATTTTTTGCAACCGCAGGTGGTAAGAATCCTGCTGGGATAGATGAGGCATTAGCAAAAGCTAGGGAGTATTTGAGTTAG
- a CDS encoding MerR family transcriptional regulator, which produces MHIDLPEKRYYGIGEVAKAFNVNTSLIRFWEKEFDVLKPKKNAKGNRKFTPVDIKNLKFIYHLVKERGFTLEGAKTHLKEDKKDTLSNYEIISKLEDVRNQLIKIKQHL; this is translated from the coding sequence ATGCATATAGATTTACCTGAAAAACGCTATTACGGTATTGGTGAAGTAGCCAAAGCATTTAATGTTAACACCTCTTTAATTCGTTTTTGGGAAAAAGAATTTGATGTCCTGAAACCAAAGAAAAATGCTAAAGGCAATCGTAAGTTCACCCCTGTAGATATAAAGAATCTTAAATTTATTTATCACCTTGTCAAAGAGCGTGGATTTACTCTTGAAGGTGCAAAAACTCATTTAAAAGAAGATAAAAAAGATACACTTTCTAATTATGAAATTATAAGCAAGTTGGAAGATGTGAGAAATCAACTAATCAAAATAAAACAACATCTTTAA
- a CDS encoding LemA family protein: MKKFLPWIVIGILVIGLYSWGKGFNNTAVDLNENVKEAWGNVQTSYQRRNDLIGNLVNTVKGAADFEKSTLTAVIEARAKATSISIDPSNVTPEQLAQYNQVQGGLSGALKSLLVTVERYPELKANQNFLKLQDELTSTENTIQTARTRYNEQIKPYNIHVNRFPNSILAGILNFNEKPYFDAEVGAEKPVDVEFDFN, from the coding sequence ATGAAGAAATTTTTACCATGGATCGTCATAGGAATTCTTGTAATTGGTCTATATTCTTGGGGAAAAGGATTTAACAATACTGCTGTTGATCTTAATGAAAATGTAAAAGAAGCTTGGGGAAATGTCCAAACATCTTACCAACGTAGAAATGATCTTATAGGCAATTTAGTTAATACTGTTAAAGGTGCTGCAGATTTTGAAAAAAGTACCTTAACAGCGGTTATTGAAGCTCGTGCTAAAGCAACTTCTATAAGTATTGACCCATCAAATGTTACACCGGAACAATTGGCACAATACAATCAGGTTCAAGGCGGCTTGAGTGGTGCTTTAAAAAGTTTATTAGTAACTGTAGAACGCTATCCAGAATTAAAAGCAAATCAAAATTTCTTAAAGCTGCAAGATGAATTAACCAGTACAGAAAACACTATTCAAACTGCAAGAACACGTTATAATGAACAAATAAAACCATATAACATACACGTAAATAGGTTCCCTAATTCCATACTTGCTGGTATATTAAATTTTAATGAAAAGCCATACTTTGATGCTGAAGTGGGAGCAGAAAAACCTGTTGATGTAGAGTTCGATTTTAATTAA